The region GCGGTTAAATGAAAGAAATCGGCCAATTCCTTTCATTTGAGGCCACAAAACGATAGAAACTTTCGATCTTCCGGCCTAAATTAAAAAAATGACCATTTTCTTTATTTATGAATCGAGGACTCAGCGGCCATTTCGTTCCGGTCTCCACTTTGGGGGAGGACTGTCGGGCTTTTGTGCCCGCGCCGCTCCCGCCGGTACCGGCGCTGGTTTTGGACGATACTTTACATGATCAACTCCAGGACGCTTCGTTGGCTGTCGGGCGGCTGGATGGGCAGATCGACGTACTGCCGGACCGACAGGTGTTTCTGTATTCGTATGTCCGCAAGGAGGCCGTGCTTTCCTCACAGATCGAGGGCACGCAGTCTTCGCTCAGCGACCTACTCACGCATGAAATGGACCTCGCTCCCGGTGTGCCAGCGGAGGATGTGGAGGAAGTGTCCTGCTATGTCGCGGCATTGGAACTGGGGATGCAGCGCCTCGCGGAGGGGCTGCCCATTTCGCTGCGCCTCATCACCGAGCTACATGGTAGGCTTCTTTCCTCGGGTCGTGGCAGCACAAAGCAGCCGGGAGAGTTTCGCCGTTCGCAAAACTGGATCGGCGGCAGTCGGCCGGGGAACGCACGGCATGTGCCACCTCCGCCGGACATGGTGCTCGATTGCATGGGGGCGCTGGAGAAATTCATCCACAATGATCCGGTGAAAACGGGCACGCTCATCAAAGCGGCACTGGCTCATGTGCAGTTCGAAACGATTCACCCTTTCCTGGATGGCAATGGCCGTTTGGGACGACTGCTGATCGCTCTCATTTTGA is a window of Verrucomicrobiaceae bacterium DNA encoding:
- a CDS encoding Fic family protein yields the protein MNRGLSGHFVPVSTLGEDCRAFVPAPLPPVPALVLDDTLHDQLQDASLAVGRLDGQIDVLPDRQVFLYSYVRKEAVLSSQIEGTQSSLSDLLTHEMDLAPGVPAEDVEEVSCYVAALELGMQRLAEGLPISLRLITELHGRLLSSGRGSTKQPGEFRRSQNWIGGSRPGNARHVPPPPDMVLDCMGALEKFIHNDPVKTGTLIKAALAHVQFETIHPFLDGNGRLGRLLIALILSAEGMLRQPMLYLSWYFKKHRSDYYAHLQQVRETGDWEAWLSYFLRGVKESAEDAATTARRLWTIFRADRERLHALPGATGSLLHAHEQLQSVPLLSASKAATRMHVSLPTATKALHRLQTLGIVREITGGKYGRLYAYDAYLSLLSEGTEPLR